In a single window of the Clarias gariepinus isolate MV-2021 ecotype Netherlands chromosome 16, CGAR_prim_01v2, whole genome shotgun sequence genome:
- the hcrt gene encoding orexin: protein MNSMIRCPQTFGPIFSLSFPLEQKAQLVLFLALMTQLTCDAHAVANCCTRKPHTCTLYELLCRAGFRDLTDPNGKLGWLSSDAAAGILTLGKRKATETRYQDRLQHLLHSSRNQAGGILTMGKRGVEAEPLNDQSPVSLDLDRPLKYLIQPVDRDSYTH from the coding sequence ATGAACTCCatgatcaggtgtccacaaacttttggtcctattttttccctctcttttccCCTTGAACAGAAGGCGCAGCTCGTGCTCTTCCTCGCGCTGATGACGCAGCTCACATGTGACGCCCACGCGGTGGCCAACTGCTGCACGCGCAAGCCACACACGTGCACGCTGTACGAGCTACTCTGCCGCGCAGGATTCCGGGACCTGACCGACCCGAACGGGAAACTCGGCTGGCTGAGCAGCGACGCAGCCGCCGGGATCCTGACGCTCGGCAAGCGGAAAGCGACCGAAACCCGGTACCAGGACCGGCTGCAGCATCTCCTGCACAGCTCGCGCAATCAGGCTGGGGGGATCCTCACCATGGGCAAGAGGGGTGTAGAGGCAGAACCCCTAAATGATCAGAGTCCTGTCAGTCTGGACCTCGACAGGCCGCTGAAGTACCTGATCCAGCCGGTGGACAGAGACTCGTACACACACTGA